The proteins below are encoded in one region of Segatella copri:
- a CDS encoding MerR family transcriptional regulator codes for MAIIPDKTTKLYYSIKEVGEMFGLNDSTLRYWEKEFPFLKPKVAGNKVRQYTDKDIEQVRLIYNLIKVKGLKIAAARKYLNQNRTGAEKSSEVLDTLISVRDQLKELKKQLDGLV; via the coding sequence ATGGCAATAATTCCAGATAAAACAACGAAATTGTACTATTCTATCAAGGAAGTAGGTGAAATGTTTGGTCTAAACGACTCTACGTTGAGATATTGGGAAAAGGAGTTTCCTTTTCTCAAACCGAAGGTTGCTGGCAATAAAGTGCGCCAGTATACCGATAAGGATATTGAGCAGGTAAGGCTCATCTACAACCTTATCAAGGTGAAGGGATTGAAGATTGCGGCTGCCCGTAAGTATCTGAACCAAAACAGAACGGGTGCCGAGAAATCTTCTGAAGTTCTCGACACCCTTATTTCTGTAAGAGACCAGCTCAAAGAACTCAAAAAGCAGCTCGATGGACTGGTTTAA
- the alaS gene encoding alanine--tRNA ligase has protein sequence MMTANEVRESFKKFFEGKGHKIVPSAPMVIKDDPTLMFTNAGMNQWKDIILGTKDPGKDVRRVDTQKCLRVSGKHNDLEEVGHDTYHHTMFEMLGNWSFGDYFKEGAIDLAWEYLTEVLKLNPADLYVTVFEGSKEEGLERDNEAAGYWAKHVPADHIINGNKHDNFWEMGETGPCGPCSEIHVDSRTPEEKAQVPGRELVNKDNPQVIEIWNIVFMQYNRKADGSLEPLPMHVIDTGMGFERLVRMLQDKHSNYDTDIFQPIIKEIEAISGKKYGFTTPTGENGEGKDEQEKIDIAMRVCADHLRAVAFSIADGQLPSNAKAGYVIRRILRRAVRYAYTFLGQKQAFMYKLVNVLVEQMGAAFPELPAQQELITRVMKEEEDSFLRTLEKGINLLNGDMDELKAHGETQLDGVSAFRLFDTYGFPLDLTELICRENGYTVDAAGFDEEMKKQKERARNAAAVENGDWEVLKEGDQNFVGYDYTEYECHILRYRKVTQKKNSFYELVLDNTPFYGEMGGQVGDKGVLVSEDETIQVIDTKRENNQSIHIVKELPKDVNADFMACVDIESREGSAANHTATHLLDYCLKQVLGEHVEQKGSYVDKDTLRFDFSHFQKVTDEELRKVEHMVNEMIRADYALDEHRDTPIEEAKELGAIALFGEKYGDKVRVVRFGPSAEFCGGIHAKSTGKIGFFKIISESSVAAGIRRIEALTGKACEEAIYGLQDTIVALKGLFNNAKDLEGVIRKYIDEHDALKKDVEKFQAQAVERAKDKLVENAKEINGVKVVTAVLPMEPAAAKDLVFKVREALPENMICVVGSVYNDKPMLSVMFSDDMVKDHGLNAGKMIREAAKLIQGGGGGQPHYAQAGGKNKDGLSAAVDKVVELAQL, from the coding sequence ATGATGACAGCTAATGAAGTGCGCGAATCCTTCAAGAAATTCTTCGAAGGTAAAGGCCACAAGATTGTTCCATCAGCACCTATGGTTATCAAGGATGACCCAACGCTGATGTTTACAAACGCTGGTATGAACCAGTGGAAAGACATCATCCTCGGTACGAAAGACCCAGGCAAGGATGTTCGTCGTGTTGATACTCAGAAATGTCTCCGTGTAAGCGGTAAGCACAACGACCTCGAAGAGGTGGGTCACGATACTTACCACCACACCATGTTCGAGATGCTCGGTAACTGGAGCTTCGGCGACTACTTTAAGGAGGGTGCCATTGATTTGGCATGGGAGTATCTTACTGAAGTTTTGAAACTCAACCCTGCCGATCTCTACGTTACCGTATTCGAGGGTAGCAAGGAGGAAGGTCTGGAACGCGACAACGAGGCTGCAGGTTACTGGGCTAAGCACGTGCCAGCCGACCACATCATCAACGGTAACAAGCACGACAACTTCTGGGAGATGGGCGAAACAGGTCCTTGCGGTCCTTGCTCAGAGATTCACGTGGATTCTCGTACTCCAGAGGAGAAGGCTCAGGTGCCAGGCCGTGAGTTGGTAAACAAGGATAACCCTCAGGTCATCGAAATCTGGAACATCGTGTTCATGCAGTACAACCGCAAGGCTGACGGTTCTCTCGAACCTCTCCCAATGCACGTTATCGATACAGGTATGGGCTTCGAGCGCTTGGTTCGCATGTTGCAGGACAAGCACTCTAACTATGATACAGATATCTTCCAGCCAATCATCAAGGAAATCGAGGCTATCTCTGGCAAGAAGTATGGCTTCACTACTCCTACAGGTGAGAATGGCGAGGGTAAGGATGAGCAGGAGAAGATTGACATCGCTATGCGTGTTTGCGCCGACCACCTCCGTGCCGTAGCCTTCTCTATCGCCGATGGTCAGTTGCCAAGCAACGCCAAGGCAGGTTACGTAATCCGACGCATCTTGCGCCGTGCCGTACGTTACGCTTACACATTCCTCGGCCAGAAGCAAGCATTCATGTACAAGCTCGTCAATGTATTGGTAGAGCAGATGGGTGCAGCCTTCCCAGAGTTGCCAGCTCAGCAGGAGCTCATCACCCGCGTGATGAAAGAGGAAGAGGATTCATTCCTCCGCACCTTGGAGAAGGGTATCAACCTCCTCAATGGCGATATGGACGAGCTCAAGGCTCATGGCGAGACTCAGCTTGACGGCGTGAGCGCATTCCGCCTCTTCGATACATACGGTTTCCCTCTCGACCTGACAGAGCTTATCTGCCGTGAGAATGGTTACACCGTAGATGCTGCAGGCTTCGACGAGGAGATGAAGAAGCAGAAAGAGCGTGCCCGCAATGCTGCTGCCGTAGAGAACGGCGACTGGGAGGTTTTGAAGGAAGGCGACCAGAACTTCGTAGGTTACGACTATACAGAATATGAGTGCCACATCCTGCGCTACCGCAAGGTGACTCAGAAGAAGAACTCTTTCTATGAGTTGGTACTCGACAACACTCCATTCTATGGTGAGATGGGTGGACAGGTTGGCGACAAGGGTGTACTCGTAAGCGAGGATGAGACCATCCAGGTTATCGACACCAAGCGCGAGAACAACCAGAGCATCCACATCGTAAAGGAGTTGCCAAAGGATGTAAACGCTGATTTCATGGCTTGCGTTGATATCGAGAGCCGCGAGGGAAGCGCTGCCAACCATACAGCTACCCACTTGCTCGACTACTGCCTGAAGCAGGTTTTGGGCGAGCACGTAGAGCAGAAGGGTTCTTATGTAGATAAGGATACATTGCGTTTCGACTTCTCTCACTTCCAGAAGGTAACAGATGAGGAGCTCCGCAAGGTAGAGCACATGGTAAACGAGATGATCCGTGCCGACTACGCCCTGGACGAGCACCGCGATACTCCTATCGAGGAGGCTAAGGAACTTGGTGCTATCGCCCTCTTCGGCGAGAAGTATGGCGACAAGGTTCGTGTGGTTCGCTTCGGTCCATCAGCCGAGTTCTGTGGTGGTATTCACGCCAAGAGCACCGGTAAGATTGGTTTCTTCAAGATTATCTCTGAGAGCAGCGTAGCAGCCGGCATCCGCCGTATCGAGGCTTTGACAGGCAAGGCTTGCGAGGAGGCTATCTACGGCTTGCAGGATACCATCGTAGCCTTGAAGGGCTTGTTCAACAATGCCAAGGATCTCGAAGGTGTCATCAGAAAGTACATCGACGAGCACGATGCCTTGAAGAAGGATGTTGAGAAGTTCCAGGCTCAGGCTGTAGAGCGTGCCAAGGATAAGCTTGTAGAGAATGCAAAAGAAATCAATGGTGTGAAGGTTGTTACAGCCGTATTACCAATGGAGCCAGCAGCTGCCAAGGATTTGGTATTCAAGGTTCGCGAGGCTTTGCCAGAGAACATGATCTGCGTAGTAGGTTCTGTTTATAACGACAAGCCAATGCTCAGCGTGATGTTCAGCGATGATATGGTAAAGGATCATGGTTTGAACGCTGGTAAGATGATTCGCGAAGCTGCCAAGTTGATTCAGGGCGGCGGTGGCGGTCAGCCTCACTATGCTCAGGCTGGCGGTAAGAACAAGGACGGCTTGAGCGCTGCAGTAGATAAGGTTGTAGAGTTGGCTCAGCTGTAA
- a CDS encoding gamma carbonic anhydrase family protein, whose translation MAIIKTVEGKTPQWGKNCFIAENAVLTGDCILGDDCSIWYSAVLRSDVDAIRCGNRVNVQDCACIHQTGTMPCILEDDVSVGHGAIVHGATVRKGALIGMNATVLDKADIGEGAIIAAGAVVTHGTKVPAHEIWAGIPARKVKVCAPGQAEEFAKHYSGYIKDWYLKED comes from the coding sequence ATGGCTATTATAAAGACTGTAGAGGGAAAGACTCCTCAATGGGGAAAGAATTGTTTTATCGCTGAGAATGCCGTACTGACCGGCGACTGTATTCTTGGTGATGACTGCAGCATCTGGTATAGTGCGGTATTGCGCTCTGACGTGGATGCCATCAGATGTGGAAACAGAGTGAATGTACAGGATTGCGCCTGCATCCATCAAACCGGTACGATGCCTTGCATTCTGGAGGATGATGTATCAGTGGGACATGGTGCCATCGTTCATGGAGCTACCGTTAGAAAAGGTGCTCTCATCGGTATGAATGCCACTGTGCTTGACAAGGCTGACATTGGAGAAGGGGCTATCATTGCTGCAGGTGCTGTAGTTACCCATGGCACCAAGGTTCCTGCACATGAGATTTGGGCGGGTATTCCAGCCAGGAAAGTAAAGGTCTGCGCTCCTGGACAAGCCGAAGAATTTGCCAAGCATTATTCCGGATACATCAAAGACTGGTATCTTAAGGAAGATTAA
- a CDS encoding AAA family ATPase, translated as MATIIRQSYIDKIERYLGKETIIVLVGQRRVGKSCMMKMIRDRKKADDSNNIIFIDKEKREFDNIRGCNLNCVKACS; from the coding sequence ATGGCAACTATTATTCGTCAATCATATATCGACAAGATAGAAAGGTATCTTGGAAAGGAGACCATCATCGTATTAGTAGGTCAACGTCGTGTAGGTAAAAGCTGCATGATGAAAATGATTCGTGACCGCAAGAAGGCAGATGACAGCAACAATATCATCTTTATAGATAAGGAGAAAAGAGAGTTTGACAACATTCGGGGGTGTAATTTAAACTGTGTCAAGGCTTGTTCTTAA
- a CDS encoding IS256 family transposase produces the protein MDNLEIDYKKAAQQLRSGEALFGKDGALAPLLERILNSALEGEMDAHLSDEERSSGNRRNGKMSKKVQTKYGEVTIETPRDRDGTFQPETVKKRETILANGMADQIIEMYAMGTSTRDISSYFEREFNTTLSADTISSITDRVLPEITAWKSRMLNPVYVICWLDAIHYKVKDENGRAVTRAIYNILGINKEGQKELLGMYVSKSEGANFWLEVLTDLQNRGVRDLLICCIDGLKGFPDAIQSVFPESSVQLCIVHQIRNSIKYVGSKHQKEFIKDLRTVYGAVNKDSAAANLDLLESKWGEMYPIVIKSWRDNWERLTEYFQYTPAIRKLIYTTNTVEGYHRQVRKVTKTKGVFPTDNSLEKLVYLAYRNIRKKWTMSLANWGQISQQLAIKFGDRFKIM, from the coding sequence ATGGACAACTTAGAAATTGATTACAAGAAAGCAGCTCAGCAGTTGCGTAGTGGTGAAGCCTTATTTGGCAAGGACGGAGCATTAGCTCCATTGTTAGAGCGTATTCTCAACTCAGCTCTCGAAGGTGAGATGGACGCTCATTTAAGTGACGAGGAACGCTCTTCCGGCAACCGTCGTAATGGTAAGATGAGTAAGAAGGTTCAAACAAAATATGGTGAGGTCACTATAGAGACTCCTCGTGACCGAGACGGAACTTTCCAACCTGAGACCGTAAAGAAGCGTGAGACTATTCTTGCCAATGGCATGGCAGACCAGATTATTGAGATGTACGCCATGGGCACCAGCACACGTGACATCAGCAGCTACTTTGAGCGTGAGTTCAACACAACTCTATCAGCCGATACAATCAGCTCTATAACAGACCGTGTATTACCCGAAATCACCGCCTGGAAGTCTCGCATGCTCAATCCTGTATATGTCATTTGCTGGCTTGATGCTATCCATTATAAGGTAAAGGATGAGAATGGCAGAGCTGTCACACGAGCCATTTACAACATTCTTGGTATCAACAAGGAAGGCCAAAAAGAACTGTTAGGTATGTATGTGTCTAAGAGTGAAGGAGCTAACTTCTGGCTAGAAGTTCTTACGGATCTTCAGAACCGTGGTGTTCGAGACCTCTTGATTTGTTGTATTGATGGTCTCAAAGGCTTCCCAGATGCCATCCAAAGCGTATTTCCTGAGAGTTCTGTGCAGCTCTGTATTGTCCATCAGATACGCAATTCTATCAAGTATGTTGGCAGTAAGCATCAAAAGGAGTTTATCAAGGATTTAAGAACAGTATATGGTGCAGTAAACAAAGACTCCGCTGCTGCTAATTTAGACCTGTTAGAGTCTAAGTGGGGAGAGATGTACCCAATTGTCATCAAGTCATGGCGTGACAATTGGGAACGTCTGACAGAGTATTTCCAATATACTCCAGCCATCCGTAAACTCATTTATACGACCAATACGGTTGAGGGGTATCACAGACAGGTAAGAAAGGTCACAAAGACTAAAGGGGTCTTTCCTACGGATAATTCTTTGGAGAAGCTTGTGTACTTAGCTTACCGCAACATCCGTAAGAAATGGACTATGTCACTGGCAAATTGGGGACAAATTTCTCAACAATTGGCAATAAAATTTGGAGATAGATTTAAAATTATGTAA
- a CDS encoding ATP-binding protein translates to MQTYQDLNDYIGEHFQSDKHNYILIDEIQDIKEFERSIRSYRTEPNTDIIITGSNARMLSNELSTLIGGRYKEIYIQSLSYNEFLEFHQLSDNDEALALYIQYGGLPGLAKIGLEEDDAREYQMDIYHTVLLKDVIMRNQIRNVPFLENLVRFLADNTGKLISANSISKYMKSQGESIASAAITNYISFLCEAYILHKVNRYDIHGKRIFETNDKFYFEDNGIRNAIAGGTREGDIEKVIENIIYQNLIRLGYQVYVGQLQAGEIDFVCTKPGGERIYVQASYIIADDATREREFGNLRAIKDNYPKYVISMTPLLTKNDDDGITHLHLRKFLTEGI, encoded by the coding sequence ATTCAGACCTATCAGGATCTCAACGACTATATCGGAGAGCACTTTCAGTCCGATAAACATAACTATATCCTTATCGATGAGATACAAGACATCAAGGAATTTGAACGATCCATCCGAAGTTATCGCACAGAACCCAACACCGACATTATCATCACAGGTAGCAATGCCCGCATGCTGAGCAATGAACTGAGCACACTCATCGGTGGCAGATATAAGGAAATCTATATCCAATCGCTGAGCTATAACGAGTTTCTGGAATTTCATCAACTATCAGATAATGACGAAGCACTTGCTCTGTACATTCAGTATGGCGGTTTGCCTGGTCTGGCAAAGATAGGTCTTGAAGAGGATGATGCACGTGAATACCAGATGGATATTTACCATACCGTTTTGCTTAAGGATGTCATCATGCGCAACCAGATAAGAAACGTGCCATTCTTAGAGAACCTGGTGCGTTTCCTTGCTGATAATACAGGTAAACTCATCTCAGCCAACAGTATCTCCAAATATATGAAATCTCAAGGAGAATCCATTGCTTCGGCAGCTATCACCAATTACATATCCTTCCTTTGTGAAGCCTATATCCTGCACAAGGTGAACCGCTATGACATCCACGGCAAACGTATCTTTGAAACCAACGATAAGTTTTATTTTGAAGACAACGGCATTAGAAATGCCATTGCCGGGGGAACACGTGAAGGAGACATTGAGAAAGTGATAGAGAATATCATCTATCAGAATCTCATACGCTTGGGCTATCAAGTTTATGTAGGACAACTGCAAGCTGGAGAAATCGACTTTGTATGTACCAAACCAGGCGGCGAACGCATCTACGTGCAAGCTTCCTATATCATAGCCGACGATGCAACCAGAGAACGGGAGTTTGGCAATCTCCGTGCCATCAAGGACAACTACCCGAAGTACGTTATCTCCATGACCCCTCTGCTCACCAAAAATGATGATGACGGCATCACGCACCTGCATCTTCGCAAGTTCCTGACTGAAGGAATATAA
- a CDS encoding AlbA family DNA-binding domain-containing protein, whose product MNQIIIQNNQIVLRALGKYLLKDNRFSRFYLQKQKFSKARAFRKQSDYLNNLIKTIMATTKRSFEAKVIEVKNLSTGKYLRYVNMNNGEEGIVPEWCITSFVVLPNECIDSDGHVVVGTILKLREMEDGKIYPSTSYQHRANPLQKPSVPAKAKKMSKESLYEDAQLYQSVSLDELWNMFADKLRKNELTVDAILQAMDVKSKSSEKEQSAYLGTLLGVNSVDLGKQENFHREFKSSFMHSANPLRSERSFQNQQIFKEIVAFGNSHEMGDVYVGVGNDGTIRGVEDELLNEAPFENRADFQADFMNQLSQAIDNYSFVSQIKMIWYKTIEGKLFCRISIPKWEGGIILLNGCELYVRGDAGKKQLKNADLINYVLTCYQKKVA is encoded by the coding sequence ATGAATCAGATTATTATTCAAAACAATCAGATTGTGCTACGAGCTTTGGGCAAATATTTGTTGAAAGATAATCGGTTTTCACGATTCTATTTGCAAAAGCAGAAATTTTCTAAAGCAAGAGCCTTTCGGAAGCAATCTGATTATTTAAACAATTTAATTAAAACTATTATGGCAACAACAAAAAGAAGCTTTGAAGCTAAAGTGATTGAGGTTAAGAATTTATCAACAGGTAAATATTTGCGTTATGTAAATATGAATAATGGTGAAGAGGGGATTGTTCCTGAATGGTGTATCACAAGTTTTGTGGTATTGCCTAATGAGTGTATAGATTCTGACGGACATGTAGTCGTTGGAACGATTCTGAAACTACGTGAAATGGAGGATGGAAAAATCTATCCAAGTACAAGCTATCAACATAGAGCAAATCCTTTGCAAAAACCATCGGTTCCTGCTAAGGCGAAGAAGATGAGCAAAGAGAGTTTATACGAAGATGCTCAATTATATCAATCGGTATCCCTTGATGAGTTGTGGAACATGTTTGCGGACAAATTGAGAAAAAATGAACTGACTGTAGATGCAATACTTCAGGCTATGGATGTGAAGAGTAAGTCCTCAGAAAAGGAGCAAAGTGCATACCTTGGAACATTGCTGGGGGTAAATTCGGTAGATTTAGGAAAGCAAGAAAACTTTCATCGTGAATTTAAAAGCTCATTTATGCACAGTGCCAATCCTCTTCGTAGTGAACGAAGTTTCCAAAATCAGCAGATATTTAAAGAGATTGTAGCATTTGGCAATAGTCATGAGATGGGTGATGTGTATGTTGGAGTAGGGAATGATGGTACAATACGTGGTGTTGAAGATGAACTATTGAATGAGGCACCTTTTGAAAATCGTGCAGATTTTCAGGCTGACTTCATGAATCAGCTGAGCCAAGCGATAGACAATTATTCGTTTGTATCTCAAATCAAAATGATTTGGTACAAAACGATTGAAGGTAAGTTGTTCTGCCGAATCTCTATCCCTAAATGGGAGGGTGGCATTATTCTTTTGAATGGCTGTGAACTATATGTACGTGGAGATGCTGGTAAAAAACAATTGAAGAATGCTGATTTGATTAATTATGTATTAACGTGTTACCAGAAAAAGGTAGCATAA